A region of the Meles meles chromosome 18, mMelMel3.1 paternal haplotype, whole genome shotgun sequence genome:
TGGTCACTCTACAAAAACTCACTGCTGGAACACTTCCTGGGCACCAAGCTTGTACAAGATATGAGCTTTGCAGCCGTTAGAGATGGTAAAAAATGTGTCTTATAAGCTCTCCTCCCTTTGAAAGCTGCCAGATGAGTTCAGGAAGAAAAACCTGAACTTATCACAGATGTGACCTTTTATAGTTTCAATAACCGACTTTAGTCTGATGTATGTTTCTGATCTAAAAATAATTCCTCCTGGCTTTTCAGCCAAAGAAATACGTACAAATGTCTTACCACTACATCACTCATCACAGGCTAAAACTGGACACAAGTGCCCATGAACAGCAGAGTTCCATTGTTAATGCAGAGCACATAAGCAGcagttcatttataaaatgaaatactacacAGCACTGAAAATTAACACACTTTAGCTATTGCAACAAcgtgaatgaatctcaaaaatacaTTGAGTGAACTAAGCCAGGCACAAAGGAGTACATACTGCATTATTACATGGATATGAGGTCCTATGACAGGTGCCACTGACCTGTAGACCATGAGAAATCAGGAGAGTGGTTATCTTTggggaggggactatggacaGTGTTTGGGACAAGGCAGGAAAGGGTGGTCCTAGGGGCTTAATTTTCCACTTCCTGATCCAGACAGTGGTTACATGGGTTTGTACGTTTAATAAAACTTGTTGAGCAGTACGCCTATGatcttgcatttttttctgtgtatgttaaatgaaaattttacttaaaaaaaaaattacctctggTTTTAAATGCATtcgttcaggggtgcctggctcagtgagttaagtttTAGCTTAAGTTaagattttagctcaggtcatgatctcagggtcctgggcctgagccccatgtcaggttccctgctcagtggggagtctgcttctctctctctctttgcccctcccccagcttttgCTCTtttgcatgtactctctctcaaataataaaaaatttttaaaaaatgcactcattcagcaaatatttaatgtGTACCCACCACATGCTAAATACTGTTCTAGGTGCTAGAAATATGATCTTGAGCAAAATGGATGACCTCCCTGTCATTATCGAGCTCACGTTCTAGTTCAGAGGAAGGAACAGCAAACAAGATAATTTGTATGGTGATGAATGTTCTCAAGGAGATAAGACAGGGCTATATATTAGAGACTTTGGCTAGAGTGGTGAGAAGCAGCTCTTTTGATGGGAATGATTAAAAGGAACCAGGCATAGGGAGTTCGGGGGGAAGtgcatttcaggcagagggaacagttcGTACAAAGGCTCTGAGTCAGGATGAACTTGTATTTACGGGATAAAATAAAGGACAATATGGTTAGAACTGAGGTTGAGGGTCAGAGTATAAGATAAGAGTGGAAGGATAAGCAGGGCCAGGTCATAGAGGTCACACACTAAAGCATTAATCTTtgtgttggggcgcctgcgtggctcagtcggttaaacttctgacttttgattttggctcaggttgtgatctcagggttgtgagatcgatccccattttgggctccatgctcagtagaacattgtgggttttgtttttttttaggtcaGTTTTTATTGAGGAGCAACCAGTGATgtgctggtaaatatttaataaccaACTCTCAAGGGAGGAAGAAGTCCTGATTTGTAGTGTTAGGTGATTTCTCTTGTGTAAATATGTTCtccatggctgatttcaagctgcCAAGGTGACATCACTAGGTGGGGAGTTGGGAAGAGATGTACAGAACTGAATCTCCTGAGATGGACAAACAGCTCCATAGGTGTAATtgacagagattttaaaattcGCCTTTTTATGGGTATGGAGctataaattttgacaaattatATCGTTGTTGTCAGAATTTACATTTGTCAGTGTCACTTTAATGAGGTGCGATTTGATGATAGGTGGGAAAGGCGGTATAAGTTCCTTCAGCATTTAAGTAATTACGAGATATCTTTTCTAAGTGGAATTTTTTCTTAGACTATAATGTTTTGTTTCACATAATCTGATGGAGGATAATGTTAGGCATTTTGACTGTAGTGGCCTCTGGCTAAGATTcactagaagaaaataataaaagtaattcaAGGATACTTCTAGTGTCTTTGAAGAATCCCAGTGTCTTTTCTCCTTAATTTTCAGATGAAGCCTGAAATCAAATTTTCATGGATGGATTATAATATGGACAATCCATCCATAGAGGACTGAGAGTCAACAGAGTATCTAGGGGCAATATTTGATCTGAGAAAATCACGTTTTCAGTTCATCTGGTTTATGTCCTTTCACTAGAGATGAATCCATTGGTCAAGAGAGTTGTAAGCATCAAGCATACGTTGTAATACAAGTGAACGACTCCATTAATAGAACTTGAATTCTAAACCAGAACTTTTGCTTAACCTCCCTGTACTTGAAATATTGCTTAAATACatattcaaaaaggaaatgagatttgAAAATTCATCATTACAAATATCAACTATGAAAAACTGAGttagcatttattgaatgcttgctCCTTAAGATCATATCCAATAATTTACTTGTTTAATCTTTACCATAACCACTGGAGAGAAGtaacattattattttacagatgaacctGAATTGTATACATTGTAGCTATTATGAAAGAGAAGAGGCTTGTTATTAAATCACAGCAAGGCAGACTGGAGATttaattggaaatatttttattccttctgaGTTTATCTTATTTTGAGTTATTGGGAAAGCCTCATGAAAATCTAGGTGGAAGCCTGTCAACTTTCTAtaaaaattttcatataaattaaatgttGTTAGGTGTTCATACATCTGTACCACAGACATGAGCAGTTTGAAGATAAGACAAGaccaccaggggcgcctgggtggctcagtgggttagagcctctgccttcggctcgggtcatgattccaggatcctgggatcaagccccgcgtcgggctctctgctcagcggggagcctgcttcctcctctctctctctgcctgcctctctgcctgcttgtgatctgtctgtcaaataaataaataaaatctttaaaaaaaaaaaaaaaaaaaaaaaaaaaagacaagaccaCCAGTGGTAACTTGCTAAAGGAAGAAGGTTTATTGAATACAAAGGACTGACAACATTTTCTGTAGGGCAATCAAATGACTCATCAAATTTGCGTGTGACATTCTGTCGGATGAATGGGGGAGATACCTCCATTGATTGCCCACACAGCGCTTATAtttcagtaacagaaagaaaacaggacaGGCATTTTTTCTTAGGCTTGCTCACTTTTCCAGACATAATGCTCTCTCTTCTTAGAGAGTATTtggcatgtgctctctcttgtgTCATAAATTAATTGTTTTGAGATTTCTCTTCCAGGGAGTGGAGCCTGGTGGTAAGTATTTTGCTGCGTTGGTCCACTTCCTCAAGAACTTTCTTAACCACTATGGCTTTGGCCAGATCTAAGAATTGAAATTTAAAAGGAGATTTTAGAGAGTtgaaaaaagatgaataagatcctcttagctaaaatgtggaagcagcccaagtgtccaccaaaggatgaacagataaaatatggcatataatttaatggaatattattcagccttcaaaaggaaAGAATACTCTGACATGCtacacatggatgaatcttgaagacatgATGCTCACTGAAAGAAGTTatcagaaaaaagacaaatgctgtgtGAGTCTACTTCTACCAGGGACCAGGAGTAGTCaaatgtggagagagagaggtagaatggtgtttgccaggggctgggaggaggaaggaatgggGAGCTATTGTCTACTAGTTAGAGAGCAAGATGAAAAGATTTCTAGAGATGGATGGTGTTGCTGGTTTCACCAccatatgaatgtacttaatgccactgaactgtcccctgaaaatggttaagacagtaaagttatttgagagggagagagcccacaatggggtgagggtcagagggagaagcagactccccgctgagcagggagcccaacacagaacttgatcccaggactccaggatcatgacctgagccgaaggcagatgcttaacagctgagccaccttGGCGCCTAAAACAGTAAAGTTTATGttctgtgtattttaccacaatgaaaaaattggaaaaaaaaagatgaataagaaattATATCAATTAAAGGAATAACAGCATTTTTAATAGGAAGGACTAGGCAGTAAGCACAAATAGATGAATTTTGGGTgaattttgatttcttggttagCTAAAAGCCTGGTGACATATTACTTTGTTTAGAATTAGCACATGTCACTAAAGTTAGACATCCGGCACATGCTGATATGTGTACTATAAATCTTTATTGTTATCTATTCTTACTAAGCCCTGGGAATATAAAAACAACCAAGCTGGACATTGCAAATGAAATAGTTCAGCATAATAACATCTTAATTACCTCTGACTTGATTTCCCATGTTTCCAGATCCATAATCTTTAGACTTGTAACCTCCAGACTTGCAAGCCCTGTGAACACATATTGTGggaaactcatgaaagaaaatgatttagAGAGAacgctttctttctttctttctttctttcttctttttaaagattgtatttatttattttagagagagtacaaATGcatggatggggggtggggggagagagactgggagagagaatctcaagcaggctccacactcagcacagagccccatgtggggcttgatcccatgaccctgagctgacatcaatagctggatgcccaaccaactgagccactcaagcccCGCCTAGAGAAAACCTTTCCAATTCTGGAAGCACTCTTGCATTTTCTTTAGCTGTTTGGTGAGAACAGTTGCAGTGGGTTACATAGCTGGAACTATTCTGCTTTAGCATCAaggggtgatttttaaaaatttttttaaagagagagagagaggacaagcagggggagcaaaaggcagagggagaagcaggcctcccacccagcaaggatcctgatgcagggcttgatcccaggatgctgggatcatgacctgagctgagggcagatgcttaacccactgagccacccaggtgtcccaagaggtGATAATTTTAATTGTCATACCTTGAACATAGGGCTTGTCCCATTTTGGTTTTGTAAGATGTTGCTAATTTGTATCTTGGTGGTCATGTATTATGTTTCATGTTTAGCATTCATGATAATGAATGCAGTCATGTCAGTTTATGCTCACTTTCCAGGGATCTAAGCCCAGATCCAGGGACCTCAGGACATCTTTCCTGTAGATTATTTGACCTACCCATCCTCTCCACCGATGAGGAGGCAGTAGGTCTCGATCTCCTTTTCCAGGTGGACCTTGATGTCGAGGAGCTGCTCGTACTCCAGCTTCTGGCCCTCTGTCTCGGTTCTGACCTGGTGCAGCTGCTCCTCCAGGGCCCCGATCTGAGCCTGGATCTGGGCAAGCTGCGCACAGTAGTTGCCTTCGGTCTCGGTCAGGGAGCACTCCAGGGAGTGTTTCTGTCAGGAAACAAGAATGAACCAGAGATGGAGAACCTGAGATATGCAGAAATTTGCTCCGATAGgtgactttcttctcttcttagtTTTGTCTCCAACTGTGTTCGATTTCCCATGGACACATGGTGAAAAAGGCTCCAGCGTTCTTAAAAAGGAGCACATCTCTCTTTTTGGGTGGAATAAGCCAGGGACATTAATGTTGCTGTTTTAGTTGTTCTGTTCTTATGTTCTAGGTTAATTGCGTAAATATACCTGTGGATATACGCTCACCAGCGTGAAGGGCTTTAAAACCAACTGGCACGTATTTAAAATGATACTCTGGGAGATGGTAAGAAATCGGCCTTTTCATACCGTGGCTAAAAGAGATTGAAGTTCAATTTCCAATGTTTGGAGGTTACGCTTCATTTCGGTCAGTTCGTTCCGGGCTGAGGTCGTGGCCCCAACGTCCTCAGAGATCTGCTGTTGCAGTGAAGCACTCTGAAAAGGTAGGCGTGAGGAAGGAGTCTTAGTTCCGTGACCATCCCTAAGACGCAGAGGGGTCATTTTTTTTCGACAGGACTCACCTTCTCATTGAACCAGGCCTCCGCGTCCCTGCGGTTCTGCTCGGCCAGGGCTTCGTACTCGGCCCGCATGTTGTTCAGCAGGACCGTGAGGTCCACCCCGGGCGCCGCGTTCATCTCCACGTTCACGTTCCCGCCGGCCGCGCACTGCAGGACCTGCATTTCCTAGAGGCAGAAAAGTGTGCAGCTCAGGTATGCAGGGATCCCGGAAAGTCAAGAGGCTCCCCTTTGAGAGGGTTCTTAGAGCTCAGCCCCAGATGTGCCAACCCTCCTCTGCTTCTTAGATTTCCCTTCTCACGAAGCAGCCTGCTTCATCCTGAGAGCTTTTCAGTTGCTGCAGAGCTCTCCCATGCCGCGAACCCAAATCCCGTTTTTAGACCTCCATTCACTGGTTCTAGTTCTGTTGCACAGAAAGTCTTAATTCCCTTTCTGAATGAAAATCCTTAAGATACTTAAAATGAATTATCCACCATCTCTTATTCTAGCCATTTGCAGCCGAAATGTGTCCCCCTTGGTGGACTGGTCTTCGAATCCACTTAGCAAGCAGCTTTGATGTGTTCTTGCCTCAGCTAGAGCCTGAGCACAGCTAATATATTTATTCACCAGTAATAAAGGAAGGACACCATCCTCTAAGGATTCCTAGCTGTTTAAGAACCCGTGACCCTTACACAGGGACAGCTGGTGTCAGGCACAGCTCTATGTGAATTCTGGTTCTGCCTCAGAGTGGTTGGGTGAACTGGAGAAAGTTGCTTCACTTCTTTGAATCTCAAAATTGTTATCTGAAAGTTGAGGATAAAAACCCTTCTCTGGGTGGTTGAAAGGGGTCAAAGAACTATTAGTAACATGACCAACAATATACTGGTatataaatgctaaataaatgctCGTTATTATGATCATTGTCATCACCGTAGAAGTTGGAATCGGTCTTGCCGTCCAGGTCCACACACAGGTCCATCTGCGGGGTGTGCTGCTGGGATGGCGTGAGGCGGTTCTCTCAGACTGTGGTTGGCAGACCTCACTGCTAACACTGTGTGCACTGAAATCCTACGGGTCGGCTTCTGTCTCTACTGCAGAAagctctcctccccacccacgtCCTGGGTTTGCATTGGTCCTTATGACGATCAATAATgaggttttctttccttcctgccccaaGTCCCTCGAGGGATTCTAGCATTCTTTCCTCCCTGTAGCCCCAGATCTGCTCTACCCTCAGATGTGGTTTTTACTTCAGAGGACTTCACTTCCCCCGTTCAagcagaaaaagataaaagagataCATGTGGGTTTGCCTGTAAgtgaggcattaaaaaaaaaaaaatcagtggcgTTCAATTTATCAAAACTTTATTGAGTAATTACCATGGGCTATATCCATGCTTGAACCATAGA
Encoded here:
- the KRT25 gene encoding keratin, type I cytoskeletal 25; protein product: MSLRLSSGSRRACPRATAGSLRLSSGGTGFGAGNACSMPGIGSGFSCAFGGSSSGGNAGGSNLCAGFTLNEGGLLSGNEKVTMQNLNDRLASYLENVRALEEANADLEQKIKGWYEKFGPGSCRGLDHDYSRYFPIIDDLKNQIIASTTSNAHAVLQIDNARLTADDFRLKYENELALHQSVESDVNGLRRVLDEITLCRTDLEIQYETLSEEMTYLKKNHKEEMQVLQCAAGGNVNVEMNAAPGVDLTVLLNNMRAEYEALAEQNRRDAEAWFNEKSASLQQQISEDVGATTSARNELTEMKRNLQTLEIELQSLLATKHSLECSLTETEGNYCAQLAQIQAQIGALEEQLHQVRTETEGQKLEYEQLLDIKVHLEKEIETYCLLIGGEDGACKSGGYKSKDYGSGNMGNQVRDLAKAIVVKKVLEEVDQRSKILTTRLHSLEEKSQNN